The Mesorhizobium sp. B2-8-5 genome segment ATCCGACGGGCCCGGCTGCATGTCGGTGGCGAGGTCGCCGAAATAGCCGGCTTTCTTGGCCGACCAGTAGGGATAGTCGTCCAGCACTTCCAGCGTGCCGCGCGGCGAGATCCAGGTGAATTTCTCATAGGCCGCCGCCCTGGCCTTCAGGCCAGACGCGCCAAGCGCGGTGGCGGTCACGACGCCGGCCGCCGTCACCTGCAGGAAATAGCGGCGGCTGATGCCCGCTCTTGTCGATGTGTCGAATGAGCTTTCGTTGGTCATGGCATTCCCCTTTTGTTGATTGCTTGCCTTCGCCCGCCTCCCGGGCGACCTCGTCCTTTCGCGCTTATGTTTCCCAGCTCGCCCATTTCTTGCCGATCAGGAAGAACAGCACGTAGATCAGGATGCCGAGCGTCGACAGGATCAGCACCACCGCGAAGAATTGCGGCATCTGGATCATCGACGAATAGGAGGTCAGCCGGTTGCCGAGGCCGAAGCCGCCGCCGACCATCTCGGCGCCGACGGCGGTGAGCAGCCCGAAGATCGCGCCGATCATCAGCCCGACCAGGATCATCGGCAGCGCCATCGGCGCGCGGATCTTCCAGAAGATCTGCAGTGTGCTGGCGCCATAGGAGCGGGCCAAAGCGATCTTGGCGCTGTCGACGCGGCGGAAGCCGGTCGCGGCGTTGATCATCACCATCGGGCCGGCGGCCAAGGCCACGGCGATGATGCGCGGCGTATAGCCGAAGCCGAAGCGCAAGATGAGCAGCGGCACCAGCGCCAACATCGGCGTGGTGACGAGGATGAGGATGTAGGGCGCGACGATTTTTTCGGCGAAGGGAAACTGGGTGATCACCGCCGCCATCACCAAGCCGACCATGGCGCCGACGGCGAAGCCCGAGACGAGCTCGACCAGCGTGTAGCCGAGATGCGGCGCGATCAGCGGGAACTCGTCGAACAAGGCGTAGGCGATCGAGCTCGGCGGCGGCATAATATATTGCGGCACGTGGAAGATGCGCAGCGCGAGCTCTATGCCGCCGACGATCACCACCGCGACGGCGAGGATGGCCGCCACCTCGGCGCCGGACTTGATGCCGGGGCCGCTGGCGAAGGCCGAAAGATTGGTCAGGCTGACATCCTGGCCGTCGCCGCCTGACTTCGCCTTGGAGAATTCCGGAATGGCGTCGCCCCCGCTCACGGCCTGATCCTCACGATTTCGGCCGACGGCCGCTCCGGCGTACTCGGCCGGACGCGTTCGCCGACAATGTCCATCTTGATTTTGTTGGTGAGATCGAAAACCTCCTTCGTCGCCATGATTTCCAGCGAGCGCGGCCGCGGGAACGGCACGTCGTAGACCTTGGCGACGCGGCCGGGCCGCGTCGTCAGCACCACCACGCGGTCGGAAAGGAAGATCGCTTCCTCGATGCTGTGGGTGATGAAGACGATGGTGGTCTTGGTGTCGAGCCAGATCTCCTCGACGAGGCGGTTCATCTCCTCGCGGGTGAAACTGTCGAGCGCGCCGAAAGGCTCGTCCATCAGCAGCACCGAGGGTTTCAGCGCCAGCGCGCGCACGATCGCGGCGCGCTGCTGCATGCCGCCGGAAAGCTCGCGCGGGAACTTGCCGCCGAAGCCGTCGAGCCCGACGCGGTTCAACAGATGCG includes the following:
- a CDS encoding ABC transporter permease, with translation MSGGDAIPEFSKAKSGGDGQDVSLTNLSAFASGPGIKSGAEVAAILAVAVVIVGGIELALRIFHVPQYIMPPPSSIAYALFDEFPLIAPHLGYTLVELVSGFAVGAMVGLVMAAVITQFPFAEKIVAPYILILVTTPMLALVPLLILRFGFGYTPRIIAVALAAGPMVMINAATGFRRVDSAKIALARSYGASTLQIFWKIRAPMALPMILVGLMIGAIFGLLTAVGAEMVGGGFGLGNRLTSYSSMIQMPQFFAVVLILSTLGILIYVLFFLIGKKWASWET
- a CDS encoding ABC transporter ATP-binding protein, with amino-acid sequence MNTASATTPKLGVQAATKVYQTASGDLLALDRCSLDVWPNEIVSIVGPSGCGKTTLLWSMSGLHRLTAGAILLDGKEITGPRPEIGIVFQEANLLPWRNLDANINFPFEIKGEKPDRAWIAHLLNRVGLDGFGGKFPRELSGGMQQRAAIVRALALKPSVLLMDEPFGALDSFTREEMNRLVEEIWLDTKTTIVFITHSIEEAIFLSDRVVVLTTRPGRVAKVYDVPFPRPRSLEIMATKEVFDLTNKIKMDIVGERVRPSTPERPSAEIVRIRP